One segment of Thermoanaerobacter kivui DNA contains the following:
- a CDS encoding ribonuclease HII: MSNFYNIHKLKEYIYQNGPTSLQSLKLNEAAQRWLQKEMERIKNLTYFENQLHNLNFKFIGGVDEAGRGPLVGPVVAACVILPKEVFIPDINDSKKLSEEKRELLAEVIKKNALSYGIGIVECDEIDRINILNATYKAMQIAVSKILQKIDYLLVDAVTIPQIEINQKAIVKGDSKSISIAAASILAKVERDKIMKEYHKIYPQYNFQKNKGYGTKEHIEAIKKYGPCPIHRKTFIEKILKG; this comes from the coding sequence ATGTCAAATTTCTACAATATACACAAATTAAAAGAGTACATATACCAAAATGGCCCAACTAGCTTACAATCCCTTAAACTAAATGAAGCAGCCCAGAGATGGCTGCAAAAAGAAATGGAGAGAATTAAAAATTTAACATACTTTGAAAATCAGCTACATAATTTAAATTTTAAATTTATCGGAGGAGTAGACGAAGCGGGAAGAGGACCTTTGGTAGGACCAGTAGTCGCTGCCTGTGTTATTCTTCCAAAAGAAGTATTTATTCCTGACATAAATGATTCAAAAAAACTGTCAGAAGAAAAAAGAGAATTGCTGGCAGAGGTTATTAAGAAAAATGCCCTTTCTTACGGGATTGGAATTGTAGAATGTGACGAAATCGATAGAATAAACATATTAAACGCCACTTACAAAGCAATGCAAATAGCCGTCTCAAAAATTTTGCAAAAAATCGATTATCTCTTAGTGGATGCAGTGACAATACCTCAAATTGAAATAAATCAAAAAGCGATAGTAAAAGGAGATTCAAAAAGCATTTCAATAGCTGCCGCTTCCATATTGGCAAAAGTAGAAAGGGACAAAATTATGAAAGAGTATCACAAAATATATCCTCAATATAACTTTCAAAAGAACAAAGGTTATGGCACAAAAGAACACATAGAGGCCATTAAAAAATACGGACCTTGCCCTATTCACAGAAAAACTTTTATTGAAAAAATCTTGAAGGGATGA
- the hslV gene encoding ATP-dependent protease subunit HslV produces MFKGTTIIAVRKGDRVSVAGDGQITFGENTILKHGAKKIRRLYNGEVIVGFAGSVADALTLSQKFEEKLEQYGGNLKRAAVELAQEWRKDKILRKLEALLIAVDKTSTLLISGTGEVIEPDDDVIGIGSGGNYAMAAALALRYNTDLDTENIAKKALEIASKICVYTNNNITVETL; encoded by the coding sequence ATGTTTAAGGGTACTACCATAATTGCTGTTAGAAAAGGCGATCGAGTTTCAGTGGCTGGCGATGGCCAAATTACATTCGGAGAAAATACTATTTTAAAGCATGGGGCAAAGAAAATTCGAAGGTTGTACAATGGGGAAGTAATAGTAGGATTTGCAGGTTCTGTGGCAGATGCCTTAACGCTTTCTCAAAAATTTGAAGAAAAACTGGAACAATATGGAGGGAATTTAAAAAGGGCTGCAGTAGAGTTGGCACAAGAATGGAGAAAAGACAAGATTTTAAGAAAGTTGGAGGCTCTTTTAATTGCGGTAGATAAGACTTCTACTTTGCTCATTTCAGGCACTGGGGAAGTCATTGAACCAGATGATGATGTGATTGGAATAGGGTCTGGGGGAAATTACGCCATGGCAGCGGCTTTGGCTTTGCGCTACAACACTGATTTAGATACAGAAAATATAGCAAAAAAAGCTTTAGAGATAGCTTCAAAGATTTGTGTTTACACTAATAACAACATAACAGTTGAGACTTTATAG
- the codY gene encoding GTP-sensing pleiotropic transcriptional regulator CodY, translating to MSTLLEKTRKVNRILQKTGIQPVDFNEMANILKDVIEANVYILSRKGKVLGYSILKDYGNDIFAQSKIIPEEYNDKLLRVTETLANDKGNLFKEDKVLSDLILTIVPVNGGGDRLGTLALSRGVKEFTDDDLILAEYGATVVGLEILRSKNEEIEDEARKRAVVQMALGTLSYSELEAIKNIFEELNGKEGLLVASKIADKVGITRSVIVNALRKFESAGIIESRSLGMKGTHIRVLNDKLLEELEKMKR from the coding sequence ATGAGCACACTATTAGAAAAAACTAGAAAAGTAAATCGAATTTTGCAAAAAACAGGAATTCAACCAGTTGATTTTAATGAAATGGCCAATATTTTAAAAGATGTCATTGAGGCCAACGTATATATTTTGAGTAGAAAGGGTAAAGTATTGGGTTATAGTATATTAAAAGATTATGGAAATGACATTTTTGCTCAAAGTAAAATAATACCTGAAGAATATAATGACAAACTTTTGCGAGTGACGGAGACGCTGGCTAATGATAAAGGTAATCTTTTTAAAGAGGATAAAGTTTTATCAGATTTAATTTTGACTATAGTACCTGTCAATGGCGGTGGAGACAGGTTAGGAACTTTAGCCTTATCAAGAGGGGTAAAAGAATTTACTGACGATGACTTGATATTAGCAGAATACGGTGCTACAGTAGTTGGCCTTGAAATTTTAAGGTCAAAAAATGAAGAAATAGAGGATGAAGCGAGAAAAAGAGCAGTTGTTCAAATGGCACTAGGAACACTTTCTTACTCCGAATTAGAAGCTATAAAAAATATTTTTGAAGAGCTAAATGGAAAAGAAGGATTATTAGTTGCAAGTAAAATAGCAGATAAAGTAGGTATTACAAGGTCTGTAATTGTAAATGCCCTTAGAAAGTTTGAAAGTGCTGGCATAATTGAGTCAAGGTCTTTAGGAATGAAAGGTACCCATATAAGGGTACTAAATGATAAATTATTAGAAGAGTTAGAGAAAATGAAAAGATAA
- the dprA gene encoding DNA-processing protein DprA, protein MERNKVFKIWLSSIKGVGYKNFTKLIEFFGSAEEVYNAKEIDILKAVRSKKLTENIIEAKKQNPFEYIERLQKLRIKVYTLEEEEYPEELKNIYDPPPVLYTKGNISLKDSLCIAMVGSRNATFYGKQMAQKLAYELAERGIIVVSGMARGIDSFSHIGALKAKGKTIAVLGSGINVVYPKENKKLMEQIIENGLLVSEFPLDFPPLPQNFPSRNRIISGLSLGVVVVEAGVKSGSLLTAKFALEQGREVFAVPGNATSAYSKGTNELIKQGAKLVNDVNDILEEFNFRGDVQEKITQNTLASLSDEEKKVYEFICEAPRDIEEVISYFGLKAAKANVILSSLMLKGIIEKLPGNKYEKKIF, encoded by the coding sequence ATGGAAAGGAATAAAGTTTTTAAAATATGGTTAAGCAGCATCAAAGGAGTAGGATATAAGAATTTTACGAAGTTAATTGAGTTTTTTGGAAGTGCAGAAGAAGTGTACAATGCCAAAGAAATCGATATTTTAAAAGCAGTTCGAAGCAAGAAGCTGACTGAGAATATAATAGAAGCGAAAAAACAAAACCCTTTTGAGTACATAGAAAGGTTGCAAAAATTAAGAATAAAGGTTTATACATTAGAAGAGGAAGAATATCCTGAAGAATTGAAAAATATTTACGACCCGCCTCCAGTTTTGTATACAAAGGGGAATATAAGTTTAAAAGACAGTTTGTGTATAGCAATGGTGGGGTCGAGGAATGCTACTTTTTATGGAAAGCAAATGGCTCAAAAGTTAGCTTATGAATTAGCAGAAAGAGGGATAATAGTTGTAAGTGGGATGGCAAGAGGGATTGATAGTTTCTCTCATATAGGAGCATTAAAGGCAAAGGGCAAAACTATCGCTGTTTTAGGAAGCGGTATTAATGTGGTCTACCCAAAAGAAAACAAAAAATTGATGGAGCAAATTATTGAAAACGGCTTATTAGTCTCAGAATTTCCTTTGGATTTTCCACCACTTCCCCAAAATTTTCCTTCACGCAACAGAATAATAAGTGGTTTATCTCTTGGGGTAGTGGTGGTAGAGGCAGGAGTAAAAAGTGGTTCTCTTTTGACAGCGAAATTTGCTTTGGAGCAAGGAAGAGAAGTTTTTGCTGTACCTGGTAATGCCACCAGTGCCTACAGTAAAGGCACCAACGAACTTATAAAACAAGGAGCAAAACTTGTTAATGATGTAAATGACATTTTAGAGGAGTTTAATTTTAGAGGTGATGTACAGGAAAAAATCACACAAAATACTTTAGCTTCTCTGTCAGATGAGGAAAAAAAGGTATATGAATTTATCTGTGAAGCCCCGAGAGACATTGAAGAGGTGATAAGCTATTTTGGATTAAAAGCGGCAAAAGCAAATGTCATTTTATCTTCTCTGATGCTAAAAGGTATAATAGAGAAATTACCTGGGAATAAATATGAGAAAAAAATATTTTGA
- a CDS encoding YitT family protein: protein MEIEAYLNKQSAKNIFFIILGTLISAIGINMFIVPAKLLSGGVSGIALIVQYLTKFPAGYTIFLLNIPLLILSYKKVNLRFTIFTIIGTVFLSFFLVLTYSIKNILYINDPLLLSIYGGILNGAGMGIVFSNHGSTGGLDIISVIVKKKYDNFEIGRISFVVNFFIVGIGTIFFGLTSALYTLVSMYITSYVVDKTIKGFNRQKMILIVTNKEEEVSKEIMTTLKRGVTFLHGEGAYTKEEKRVLYCIVSLTQLPQLKLIVQQIDENAFISILDVAEVQGKGFRRELF, encoded by the coding sequence TTGGAAATAGAAGCGTATTTAAATAAACAGAGTGCAAAAAATATTTTTTTTATAATTTTAGGTACATTGATATCTGCTATTGGAATAAACATGTTTATTGTTCCTGCAAAACTTTTGAGCGGAGGAGTATCTGGCATAGCTCTTATAGTTCAATATCTCACTAAGTTTCCTGCGGGATACACTATATTTTTGTTAAACATCCCTCTTTTGATATTAAGCTATAAGAAGGTAAATTTGAGATTTACTATTTTTACTATAATAGGTACAGTTTTTTTGTCATTTTTTTTAGTGCTTACTTATTCTATAAAGAATATTTTGTATATAAATGATCCTTTGCTTTTGTCTATATATGGAGGTATATTAAATGGTGCGGGAATGGGTATAGTTTTTAGCAATCATGGTTCTACAGGAGGGTTAGATATAATTTCTGTCATTGTAAAAAAGAAATATGACAACTTTGAGATAGGGCGTATTTCCTTTGTGGTCAATTTTTTCATTGTAGGTATAGGTACCATATTTTTTGGTTTAACTAGTGCGTTGTATACTCTCGTTTCCATGTATATTACTTCGTATGTGGTAGACAAAACTATTAAAGGTTTTAACAGACAAAAGATGATACTCATAGTGACTAACAAAGAAGAAGAAGTAAGCAAAGAAATTATGACAACTTTGAAAAGGGGAGTAACTTTCCTTCATGGTGAAGGAGCGTATACAAAAGAAGAGAAAAGAGTACTATATTGTATAGTATCCCTCACGCAATTACCACAGCTTAAACTCATTGTGCAGCAAATAGATGAAAATGCTTTTATCTCCATATTAGATGTAGCTGAAGTACAAGGAAAAGGCTTTAGAAGAGAGCTATTTTAG
- a CDS encoding YraN family protein, whose translation MNKKIIGSLGEKIAAQYLTKSGYKILEKNFKCKIGEIDIIALYKNQLVFVEVKTRTSTSFGVASEAVNFYKQQKIVKVAQLYIASTDKFKNLQPRFDVIEIYLNPNTLNFEKINHIPNAFLLS comes from the coding sequence TTGAACAAAAAAATAATAGGCAGCTTAGGTGAAAAGATAGCTGCCCAATATCTTACAAAATCGGGATATAAAATATTGGAGAAAAACTTCAAATGCAAAATAGGCGAAATAGATATAATCGCCTTATATAAAAATCAATTGGTTTTTGTAGAAGTAAAAACGAGGACTTCCACTTCTTTTGGTGTTGCGAGTGAAGCCGTAAATTTTTATAAGCAGCAAAAAATAGTAAAAGTTGCTCAGCTTTACATAGCTTCAACAGATAAATTTAAAAACTTACAGCCTCGTTTTGATGTGATTGAAATTTACTTAAACCCTAATACACTAAACTTCGAAAAGATAAATCACATTCCTAATGCTTTTTTACTATCTTAA
- the trpS gene encoding tryptophan--tRNA ligase yields the protein MKRVFSGVQPTGDIHIGNYLGAMRQFVKLQDDHECFFCVVDLHALTVPQDPKVLKEKTIELAALYLAIGLDPKKVTIFVQSHVPAHAELAWLLQCITYFGELSRMTQFKEKSKGKESVSVGLFTYPDLMAADILLYNTHYVPVGEDQKQHLELTRNIAQRFNNRFGETFVVPEPMILKFGARIMSLTDPTKKMSKSDEDPYNRINLLDDPSLIRKKIMKAVTDSESEIRLDWDKKPGVSNLLTLYSLFTEMNVEEVENKFKGQGYGTLKKELADVIIEKLAVIQQNYKELSRDYVLSVLKEGAQKAEAVAENTLKEVKEKMGLILR from the coding sequence TTGAAAAGAGTTTTTTCTGGAGTTCAGCCGACAGGAGATATTCATATAGGCAATTATCTTGGAGCTATGAGACAGTTTGTCAAATTACAGGACGACCATGAATGCTTTTTTTGCGTCGTTGATTTGCACGCTCTAACAGTTCCTCAAGACCCTAAAGTTTTAAAGGAAAAAACTATTGAATTGGCAGCACTTTACCTTGCAATAGGTTTAGATCCTAAAAAGGTTACTATTTTTGTTCAGTCTCACGTTCCTGCCCATGCAGAATTGGCATGGTTGCTACAATGTATAACCTATTTTGGTGAATTGAGCAGGATGACACAATTTAAGGAAAAAAGCAAAGGAAAGGAATCTGTTTCAGTTGGACTTTTTACATATCCGGACTTGATGGCAGCAGATATACTTTTATACAATACCCATTATGTTCCTGTAGGAGAAGACCAAAAGCAGCACTTAGAACTGACAAGAAACATTGCACAGCGTTTTAACAACAGATTTGGTGAAACTTTTGTAGTTCCTGAGCCTATGATTTTAAAATTTGGTGCGAGAATAATGAGTCTTACTGACCCTACTAAGAAGATGAGCAAAAGCGATGAAGACCCTTATAATAGAATCAATCTTTTAGATGACCCTTCTCTTATTAGAAAGAAAATAATGAAAGCTGTAACAGATTCAGAAAGTGAAATAAGGCTTGATTGGGACAAAAAGCCGGGAGTCAGCAATCTTTTGACTCTTTACAGCTTGTTTACTGAAATGAATGTGGAAGAAGTGGAAAATAAGTTTAAAGGACAAGGATACGGCACTCTAAAGAAAGAATTAGCAGATGTCATCATTGAAAAGTTAGCAGTCATACAGCAAAACTACAAAGAGCTTAGCAGAGATTACGTTTTGAGTGTTTTAAAAGAGGGAGCTCAAAAAGCAGAGGCTGTTGCTGAAAATACTTTAAAAGAAGTAAAAGAAAAAATGGGATTAATATTAAGATAG
- a CDS encoding YifB family Mg chelatase-like AAA ATPase, translating to MLSKTKSMAILGIEAYIVDVEIDMSNGLPSFDIVGLGDTEVKEARDRVRSAIKNSGYEFPLKKITVNLAPANTKKEGTAFDLPLAVGILVCIGQIKNENIENIAFVGELSLDGTIRPINGILPMTIGAKQRGISSIVVPFENAYEAAVVDGIKVYAAKNLKEVVDFLNGERIIEPFTVDIQSFFNNVEYEVDFAEVKGQENAKRVLEIAAAGGHNVLMIGPPGSGKTMLARRFPTILPQMSFEEALEVTKIYSIAGLLPKGTPLITTRPFRAPHHTISTVSLVGGGKYPKPGEVSLAHYGVLFLDEIPEFKKDAIEVLRQPLEDEFVTITRVNGTFTYPSKFILILAMNPCPCGYYGDETQECRCSINEIRRYQNKISGPLLDRIDLHVEVKPLKKDKYFDEETFTESSKEIRKRVSRAREIQLNRYKGRGIYFNSQLKGNMIKKYCKLDSDTKKFLNEAFEKFYLSARGYNKILKIARTIADLEGAENIGFEHVAEAFQYRLVDSRYWYK from the coding sequence ATGCTTTCTAAAACTAAAAGTATGGCTATTTTAGGGATAGAAGCTTACATAGTTGATGTTGAAATCGATATGTCTAACGGCCTTCCTTCTTTTGATATAGTGGGGTTAGGAGATACAGAGGTCAAAGAAGCAAGAGATAGAGTAAGGTCTGCAATTAAAAACAGCGGTTACGAGTTTCCACTTAAAAAGATCACTGTAAATCTGGCGCCTGCTAATACCAAAAAGGAAGGCACAGCTTTTGATTTGCCTTTGGCAGTAGGGATATTGGTATGTATCGGGCAAATAAAAAATGAAAATATTGAAAACATAGCGTTTGTGGGAGAACTTTCATTAGATGGGACTATACGACCTATAAATGGGATTTTACCCATGACGATTGGTGCTAAGCAAAGAGGCATATCTTCTATTGTGGTACCTTTTGAAAACGCATACGAGGCTGCTGTAGTTGATGGAATAAAAGTGTATGCTGCAAAAAATTTAAAAGAGGTAGTAGATTTTTTAAATGGGGAGAGAATTATTGAACCTTTTACAGTAGATATACAGAGTTTTTTTAATAATGTAGAATATGAAGTGGATTTTGCTGAAGTTAAAGGGCAGGAAAATGCAAAGCGAGTTCTTGAAATTGCTGCTGCGGGAGGCCATAACGTGCTTATGATAGGTCCTCCTGGTTCGGGGAAGACTATGTTGGCACGGCGATTTCCTACGATACTCCCACAGATGAGCTTTGAAGAAGCATTAGAGGTTACAAAGATATACAGCATAGCAGGTTTGTTGCCTAAAGGCACTCCTCTCATTACAACTCGTCCTTTTAGGGCTCCTCATCATACTATTTCGACGGTTTCTTTAGTAGGTGGAGGGAAATACCCTAAACCGGGGGAAGTTTCTCTTGCACATTATGGTGTACTGTTTTTAGATGAAATACCAGAATTTAAAAAGGATGCTATAGAAGTTTTAAGACAGCCTTTAGAAGATGAATTTGTAACAATAACGCGAGTTAACGGGACCTTTACTTATCCGAGTAAGTTCATTCTAATTTTGGCGATGAATCCTTGTCCTTGTGGCTATTATGGTGATGAGACACAAGAGTGTCGATGTAGTATAAACGAAATTAGGAGGTATCAAAATAAGATTTCAGGACCTCTTTTAGATAGAATTGATTTGCATGTGGAAGTAAAACCTTTGAAAAAAGATAAATATTTTGATGAAGAAACTTTTACAGAAAGTTCTAAAGAGATACGGAAAAGGGTAAGTAGAGCGAGGGAAATACAGCTTAATAGGTATAAAGGTAGGGGGATATATTTTAATTCCCAATTAAAAGGCAATATGATAAAGAAGTATTGTAAGTTGGACAGTGATACTAAAAAATTTTTAAATGAAGCTTTTGAAAAATTTTATTTGAGCGCAAGAGGGTATAATAAAATTTTAAAAATAGCGAGAACAATTGCTGACTTAGAGGGAGCAGAAAATATAGGTTTTGAACATGTGGCAGAGGCATTTCAATACAGGCTCGTTGATAGCAGATACTGGTATAAATAA
- the hslU gene encoding ATP-dependent protease ATPase subunit HslU, with the protein MKNYTPKEIVEELDKYIVGQKEAKKSVAVALRNRYRRNLLPEDFREEVTPKNIIMVGPTGVGKTEIARRIAKLVEAPFVKVEATKFTEVGYVGRDVDSMVRDLVEAAVRMVKEEKLKTVTEKAKKLAEDRLIDYIIGKKKKQVKNPFEMLFNYPSSDKGEEVEEENLKYKREEIRHKLRSGELDNYIVEIEVTDSSTPMLEMYTNLGSEEMNINLQDIFSDILPKRKKIKKVPVYEAKRILESEEAQNLIDMDEVVEEAIRRAENDGIIFIDEIDKIAGSGYTAGPDVSREGVQRDILPIIEGCTVMTKYGPVKTDHILFIAAGAFNVSKVSDLIPELQGRFPVRVNLKPLTKEDFVRILKEPKNALTKQYQELLRTEGIEVKYTDEAIEAIAEVAYLINQQSEDIGARRLHTVMEKLFEELSFNAPELGGQQIVITEEYVKEQLKDSLNKYEVSKYIL; encoded by the coding sequence GTGAAGAATTATACTCCCAAGGAGATTGTAGAGGAATTAGATAAGTATATTGTAGGACAAAAGGAAGCTAAAAAATCAGTGGCAGTAGCGCTGAGAAATAGATACAGACGCAATCTTTTGCCTGAAGACTTCAGAGAAGAAGTCACTCCCAAAAACATAATTATGGTAGGCCCGACTGGTGTAGGAAAAACAGAAATAGCCCGAAGAATTGCAAAGTTAGTTGAGGCTCCTTTTGTGAAAGTAGAGGCTACTAAATTCACAGAAGTAGGATATGTAGGAAGAGACGTCGATTCGATGGTGAGAGACCTTGTAGAAGCCGCTGTAAGAATGGTAAAAGAAGAAAAATTAAAAACTGTGACAGAAAAAGCTAAAAAATTAGCTGAGGATAGATTGATTGATTATATAATTGGCAAAAAGAAAAAACAAGTCAAAAATCCTTTTGAGATGCTTTTTAATTATCCTTCCTCCGATAAAGGAGAGGAAGTAGAAGAAGAAAACCTGAAATACAAAAGGGAAGAAATAAGACATAAATTGAGAAGCGGGGAACTTGACAATTACATCGTGGAAATAGAGGTCACAGATTCTTCTACTCCCATGTTGGAGATGTATACCAATTTGGGGTCGGAGGAAATGAACATAAATTTGCAAGATATCTTTTCTGACATTTTACCCAAAAGAAAAAAGATTAAAAAAGTACCAGTTTATGAAGCTAAGAGAATTTTAGAGTCAGAAGAAGCGCAAAATCTAATTGATATGGATGAAGTAGTAGAAGAAGCGATTAGAAGGGCTGAAAACGACGGGATAATCTTCATAGATGAAATAGACAAAATTGCTGGTAGTGGTTATACCGCTGGCCCTGATGTTTCAAGAGAGGGTGTTCAAAGAGATATTCTTCCAATAATTGAAGGATGTACTGTAATGACAAAATACGGACCTGTTAAAACAGACCATATTTTGTTCATTGCAGCAGGAGCCTTCAATGTGTCAAAAGTCTCAGACTTAATACCTGAACTACAGGGAAGATTTCCTGTAAGAGTGAATTTAAAACCCCTTACAAAAGAAGATTTTGTAAGAATATTAAAAGAGCCTAAAAACGCTCTTACCAAGCAATATCAAGAGCTTTTAAGAACAGAAGGAATAGAAGTTAAATACACTGATGAAGCAATTGAGGCTATTGCAGAAGTAGCATATCTTATAAATCAACAATCGGAGGACATTGGCGCAAGAAGATTGCACACTGTCATGGAGAAGTTGTTTGAAGAATTATCTTTTAATGCGCCAGAATTGGGAGGGCAGCAAATAGTGATAACTGAAGAGTATGTAAAAGAGCAATTAAAAGATAGTCTAAATAAATACGAAGTTAGTAAATACATTTTATGA
- the topA gene encoding type I DNA topoisomerase — MAKSLVIVESPSKAKTISKFLGKNFKVEASMGHVRDLPKSQLGIDIENNFAPRYITIRGKGAIIENLKKEAKDADKIFLATDPDREGEAISWHIAQLLNLNIEEPCRIEFHEITKNAVQTALKSPRSIDLNLVDAQQARRILDRLVGYKISPLLWKKIKRGLSAGRVQSVAARLICDREREIEAFVPEEYWSITVILSDEKNSGKFEAKFYGTKKDKVELKTKEDVDKILAALSEEYIIDKVKTGVKKRNPSPPFITSTLQQEASRKLGFTAKKTMLIAQQLYEGVEIKGEGSVGLITYIRTDSTRVANEAKAEVYKYIVEKFGKEYANPGANYASKKANVQDAHEAIRPTSIYRDPESIKDSLTPDQYKLYKLVWSRFIASQMAPAIYDTVSMDIVNNGYVFKASGSSIKFLGFMTVYVEGTDMQEEEEKTVPVLQEGTKLFLEELKPMQHFTQPPPRYTEASLIKELEEKGIGRPSTYAPTISTLLERGYVVKDKKTLKPTELGFIVTDVLKEYFSKIVDVKFTAEMEEQLDKIEEGQAKWYEVVQEFYKDFYKTLKIAEEQMEEIDIKEEVEVTDIECEFCGRNMVIKKGKFGKFLACPGFPECKNTKPLYEKVGVKCPKCGGEIVMKKSKKGRTYYGCENAPECDFILWDKPVEEKCPICGSLLVEKNTKNNTILKCSNPQCDYEKEVK, encoded by the coding sequence ATGGCAAAATCACTGGTTATTGTTGAGTCCCCATCTAAAGCGAAAACTATATCAAAATTTTTGGGGAAAAATTTTAAAGTGGAAGCCTCCATGGGTCATGTTAGGGATTTGCCTAAAAGTCAATTAGGTATCGATATTGAAAACAATTTTGCTCCTAGGTACATAACTATTCGGGGAAAAGGGGCTATTATAGAGAATTTAAAAAAAGAAGCAAAGGATGCAGATAAAATTTTTTTGGCCACTGACCCTGACAGAGAAGGAGAAGCAATTTCCTGGCATATTGCCCAATTGTTAAATTTGAATATTGAGGAGCCTTGTCGCATAGAATTTCACGAGATCACAAAAAATGCAGTGCAAACTGCTCTTAAAAGCCCTCGCTCTATAGATTTAAATTTGGTAGATGCGCAACAAGCCAGGAGAATTCTTGATAGATTAGTAGGATATAAAATAAGTCCCCTTCTTTGGAAAAAAATAAAGAGGGGATTAAGTGCAGGCAGAGTTCAATCAGTAGCAGCTAGGCTTATCTGCGACAGAGAAAGAGAAATAGAAGCCTTTGTGCCAGAAGAATATTGGAGTATTACCGTGATTCTCTCTGATGAGAAAAACTCTGGCAAGTTTGAGGCAAAATTCTACGGTACTAAAAAGGATAAAGTTGAGTTAAAGACAAAAGAAGATGTAGACAAAATATTAGCAGCATTGTCTGAAGAATACATTATAGATAAAGTAAAAACAGGTGTCAAAAAGAGGAATCCTTCTCCACCTTTTATCACTAGTACTTTACAACAAGAAGCTTCGAGAAAATTGGGATTTACTGCAAAAAAAACTATGTTAATTGCACAACAATTATATGAGGGGGTAGAAATCAAAGGAGAAGGCAGTGTAGGTCTTATTACTTATATAAGGACAGATTCTACAAGGGTGGCAAATGAGGCTAAGGCAGAGGTATATAAATATATAGTTGAAAAGTTTGGAAAAGAGTATGCCAATCCGGGAGCAAATTATGCTTCTAAAAAGGCCAATGTTCAGGATGCTCATGAAGCTATAAGACCTACTTCTATTTACAGGGATCCCGAGAGTATAAAGGATTCCTTAACGCCAGACCAATATAAATTGTACAAATTAGTTTGGAGTAGATTCATAGCAAGTCAAATGGCACCTGCAATTTACGATACTGTTTCTATGGACATAGTAAATAATGGATATGTTTTTAAAGCCTCAGGGTCTAGCATTAAATTTTTAGGTTTTATGACAGTGTATGTAGAAGGAACAGATATGCAAGAAGAGGAAGAAAAAACTGTACCTGTACTTCAAGAAGGGACCAAATTGTTTTTAGAGGAATTAAAGCCAATGCAACATTTTACCCAGCCTCCGCCTCGATATACAGAAGCTTCTTTGATTAAAGAATTGGAGGAAAAAGGAATAGGTCGTCCCAGCACTTATGCTCCTACTATCTCTACTTTGTTAGAAAGAGGATATGTGGTAAAAGACAAAAAGACTTTAAAACCAACAGAATTGGGCTTCATAGTCACTGATGTATTAAAGGAATATTTTTCAAAAATTGTTGACGTGAAATTTACAGCTGAAATGGAAGAACAGTTAGATAAAATAGAAGAGGGTCAGGCTAAATGGTATGAAGTGGTACAAGAATTTTACAAGGATTTTTATAAGACTTTGAAAATTGCAGAAGAGCAAATGGAAGAAATAGATATAAAAGAAGAAGTTGAAGTAACAGATATTGAATGTGAATTTTGTGGAAGAAATATGGTAATAAAAAAGGGCAAATTCGGAAAGTTTTTAGCTTGTCCCGGTTTCCCCGAATGCAAAAATACAAAACCGCTGTACGAAAAGGTGGGGGTAAAATGCCCTAAATGTGGCGGAGAAATTGTTATGAAAAAGAGTAAAAAAGGAAGAACTTATTATGGATGTGAAAATGCTCCTGAATGTGATTTTATCCTGTGGGATAAGCCAGTGGAAGAAAAATGTCCCATATGTGGAAGTTTATTAGTAGAAAAAAACACAAAGAATAATACAATTTTAAAATGCTCTAATCCTCAATGCGACTACGAAAAAGAAGTTAAATGA